One genomic region from Ptychodera flava strain L36383 chromosome 14, AS_Pfla_20210202, whole genome shotgun sequence encodes:
- the LOC139148928 gene encoding ATP synthase subunit s, mitochondrial-like, with protein sequence MMFWTLLRKVGSFSRVKPFDLVRGVSIIKRSYGTVHRTECALFGNTRVLNASKFSPNPTKFHRRHLFGILNAIFNRVDYGRISEVGPDRAAAEWLLRCGAHVKFKDFNKWNVDYNVLPTGPPRKYKIEAVDATDSSIMHIGFPHFKDLDCLRSLKLHHCTYLTDECMSALHYLKDTLEDLQVSSCGDISDKGLIALHQLKKLKTLFLCDLPAVKDMDVTIDTLRMALPQCEITYLSLEGLKDLKKLKDLKEINVDDFKGLK encoded by the exons ATGATGTTTTGGACTTTGCTTCGAAAAGTCGGCTCCTTTAGCAGGGTGAAACCATTTGACCTTGTTCGTGGGGTCAGCATCATCAAACGGTCATACGGCACCGTTCACAGGACTGAGTGTGCCCTATTTGGTAATACCCGCGTGCTGAATGCATCAAAATTTTCTCCAAACCCCACAAAGTTTCATCGTAGGCATTTATTTGGTATTCTAAACGCTATATTCAACAG AGTTGATTATGGTCGTATCAGTGAGGTAGGACCTGACAGAGCTGCAGCAGAATGGCTTCTCAGATGTGGTGCCCATGTCAAATTCAAAGATTTTAACAAGTGGAATGTGGACTACAATGTATTGCCAACAGGACCACCAAGAAAATACAAGATAGAAGCAGTTGATGCTACTGATTCCAGCATTATGCACATTGGTTTCCCTCACTTTA AGGATTTAGACTGCCTGCGTTCTTTGAAACTTCATCACTGCACATACCTGACAGATGAGTGTATGTCTGCTTTGCACTATCTTAAAGACACTCTGGAAGACCTTCAAGTGAGCAGTTGTGGTGATATCTCAGACAAAGGATTGATAGCTCTTCATCAGTTAAA GAAGCTGAAGACTTTATTTCTGTGTGATTTGCCTGCTGTCAAAGACATGGATGTCACAATAGATACATTAAGGATGGCCTTACCACAATGTGAAATCACATATCTCTCACTTGAGGGACTCAAAGATCTGAAGAAGTTAaaagacttgaaggagatcaATGTTGATGACTTCAAAGGCCTTAAGTAA